In Silvanigrella paludirubra, the following are encoded in one genomic region:
- the kdsB gene encoding 3-deoxy-manno-octulosonate cytidylyltransferase: protein MHLCVIPARMNSSRFPGKPLYPIMGYPMIGHVAKRCILSNVFDQVYVATCDNEIVEFCKKNNIQVVMTSSKHERASDRVQEATNIIESENNLSFNYVTMVQGDEPLVTFEMLKLAVSSIISTNSNIVNLRSIIKDEDEFQSPNCVKVVCDKNENALYFSRSPIPSPAKCSGSISIKPYKQICVIPFERKFLDLYSALPVTELEEIESVDMLRVLENGYKIYCPQIDDESYPVDVLNDVIRVEFMLKKCELVKRYI, encoded by the coding sequence ATGCATTTATGTGTTATACCAGCAAGAATGAATAGTTCCAGATTTCCAGGAAAACCATTGTATCCAATAATGGGTTACCCAATGATAGGTCATGTTGCAAAGCGCTGTATATTAAGCAATGTATTTGATCAAGTTTACGTAGCAACTTGTGATAATGAAATTGTAGAATTTTGTAAAAAAAATAATATTCAGGTAGTTATGACATCTTCTAAACATGAAAGAGCTTCTGATAGAGTCCAAGAAGCAACAAATATTATTGAAAGTGAAAATAATTTATCCTTTAATTACGTAACTATGGTACAAGGAGATGAGCCTCTCGTTACGTTTGAAATGCTAAAATTAGCGGTAAGTTCAATTATTTCTACAAATTCAAATATCGTAAATTTACGTTCAATCATAAAAGATGAAGATGAATTTCAATCTCCTAATTGCGTAAAAGTTGTTTGTGATAAAAACGAAAATGCTCTTTATTTTAGTCGTTCTCCTATTCCAAGTCCTGCAAAATGTTCAGGTTCAATTTCAATAAAACCTTACAAACAGATTTGTGTGATTCCCTTTGAAAGAAAATTTTTAGATTTATATAGTGCATTACCTGTTACTGAACTTGAAGAAATAGAATCGGTTGATATGTTAAGAGTGCTTGAAAATGGTTACAAAATATATTGCCCTCAAATAGATGATGAGTCTTATCCTGTAGATGTTTTGAATGATGTCATTAGAGTTGAATTCATGCTTAAAAAATGTGAATTAGTAAAGAGATATATATAA
- a CDS encoding cyclase family protein: protein MDNSLGNWVFLSHVWGESCPPYGEGKRIQLTRIRNMELGDSCNSYEFTASNHIGTHYDFPNHFDHFGKIVTDYQPNSFIHNDIGFINLNLNFGDTLDVEKIKGNINFISNNITLLLIRTGISRFRNNDIRYSTIGVPVSEGVAAFLRTRFPFLTTIALDFISISSFSNRQLGRKVHQEFLKNDNPILIIEDANFEPLCQKTPSIVVSLPLRIENGDGAPVTIIAKV from the coding sequence ACCTTATGGGGAAGGTAAAAGAATTCAGTTGACAAGAATTCGAAATATGGAATTAGGAGATTCTTGTAATTCATATGAATTTACAGCATCAAATCATATAGGAACTCATTATGATTTTCCAAATCATTTCGATCATTTTGGTAAAATTGTAACCGATTATCAACCAAATTCATTTATACATAATGACATAGGCTTCATTAATTTAAACTTAAATTTTGGTGATACTTTAGATGTTGAAAAAATTAAAGGTAATATTAATTTTATTTCAAATAACATAACGTTACTTTTAATTAGAACTGGAATTTCACGTTTTAGAAATAATGATATTCGTTACTCAACAATAGGAGTTCCTGTTTCTGAAGGAGTTGCTGCATTTTTGAGAACTCGTTTCCCATTTTTAACCACTATAGCGCTTGATTTTATATCTATTTCTTCATTTTCTAACCGCCAATTGGGAAGAAAGGTTCATCAAGAGTTTTTAAAAAATGATAATCCAATACTTATAATTGAAGATGCGAATTTTGAGCCATTGTGTCAAAAAACTCCTTCTATAGTAGTTAGCCTTCCTTTAAGAATTGAAAATGGAGATGGCGCTCCAGTAACAATTATTGCAAAAGTTTAA
- a CDS encoding TIGR04372 family glycosyltransferase, producing MLVKLKYRIKLFYKYFLDYIFNYFGKLINYFKLVNLYEKKYNDKFIAILPFDAIGPFILYSNIYYRKCVANNIDPKNDLVLIINDGVSCNNFYFDLISRSFNIQKDPVMFNLIISSNNFLLKKRKILLVNKLIKNGIIYNSHLNSLFKFTEEEKNRGKILLKKMGISESDRLVSVNNRDNYYWEKIRKCHFTHDTYRMSSFANLLPTIKYLQGLNYKIIRCGHFDENEISQDSNIISMQNFNIKDREFLDIYLHYKVEFSIMGSSGIAFAPLNFGKPILYHNFIPLGEGPNAENCVIVPSLIKNSKGDILSLSKIFQMKEWINDCGVLKLISADRFQNSQFYKWNDMIPEESASEDILAGVKELLIRIKNKKFNDEFDENQRKFKNKFPLDHPIRHMVGVCSSDFLNKYGNDILK from the coding sequence ATGTTAGTTAAATTAAAATATAGAATTAAATTATTTTACAAATATTTTTTAGATTATATATTCAATTATTTTGGAAAACTTATTAACTATTTTAAGTTGGTAAATTTATATGAAAAAAAATATAATGATAAATTTATTGCAATTTTGCCATTCGATGCAATTGGTCCTTTTATCCTATATTCGAATATATATTATCGAAAATGTGTGGCAAACAATATTGATCCTAAAAATGATCTCGTCTTGATAATTAATGATGGAGTAAGTTGTAATAACTTTTATTTTGATCTCATAAGTAGAAGTTTTAATATTCAAAAAGATCCTGTTATGTTTAATTTAATTATTAGCTCAAATAATTTTTTATTAAAAAAAAGAAAAATATTACTTGTAAATAAGTTAATTAAAAATGGAATTATATATAACTCCCATCTCAATTCTTTGTTTAAATTTACCGAAGAAGAAAAAAATAGGGGTAAAATTTTATTAAAAAAAATGGGTATTTCAGAATCCGATCGTCTGGTATCCGTTAATAATCGTGATAATTACTACTGGGAAAAAATAAGAAAGTGTCATTTTACTCATGATACTTACCGTATGAGCTCTTTTGCAAATTTGTTACCAACTATTAAATATCTTCAAGGATTAAATTATAAAATAATTCGCTGCGGACATTTTGATGAAAATGAAATTTCTCAAGATAGTAATATAATAAGTATGCAAAACTTTAATATTAAAGACAGAGAATTTTTAGATATTTATTTACACTACAAGGTCGAATTTTCTATAATGGGATCTAGTGGAATTGCATTTGCGCCATTGAATTTTGGTAAACCAATATTGTATCATAATTTTATTCCCTTGGGTGAGGGGCCAAACGCAGAAAACTGTGTAATCGTGCCATCTTTGATAAAAAATTCGAAGGGAGATATTTTGAGTCTATCAAAAATATTTCAAATGAAAGAATGGATTAATGATTGTGGTGTTTTAAAATTGATATCGGCTGATAGGTTTCAAAATAGCCAATTTTATAAATGGAATGATATGATACCTGAAGAAAGTGCATCGGAAGATATTTTAGCAGGGGTTAAAGAATTGTTAATTAGGATAAAAAATAAAAAATTTAATGATGAATTTGATGAAAATCAAAGGAAATTTAAAAATAAATTTCCTTTGGATCATCCTATTAGACATATGGTAGGAGTTTGCTCTTCTGATTTTTTAAATAAATATGGAAATGATATTTTAAAATAA
- a CDS encoding HAD family hydrolase, translating into MKCIIFDFDGVLIETTKAKYDSMLELAEFAQSGLSLKLCEKLNSDLMGATRGDICDWILKEINKYSYTKEQLLTQFQIILDLNTSSLTFSYEVKKMLTMLKSKNINLYIVSMAPINEIKKYIGDTSEVIEEIFGSEMFSGSSKSQVLKKIMMDKKYKNNDIIFIGDTPSDMLAANKNEIKFIRIESFIGNKCNWSRLDYICFNELKMAYDYLLEQINVS; encoded by the coding sequence ATGAAATGTATAATTTTTGATTTTGATGGTGTGTTAATAGAAACAACAAAGGCAAAATATGATTCAATGCTGGAATTAGCTGAATTTGCTCAATCTGGTTTATCTTTGAAATTATGTGAAAAATTAAATTCAGATTTGATGGGTGCCACTAGAGGCGATATTTGTGATTGGATTTTGAAAGAAATAAATAAATATTCATATACTAAAGAACAATTATTAACCCAGTTTCAAATAATATTAGATTTAAATACTTCTTCGTTAACATTTTCTTATGAAGTAAAAAAAATGTTAACCATGTTAAAATCTAAAAATATAAATCTCTATATAGTCTCTATGGCTCCCATAAATGAAATTAAAAAATATATTGGAGATACAAGTGAAGTAATAGAGGAAATTTTTGGAAGTGAAATGTTTTCTGGTTCTTCTAAATCACAAGTATTAAAAAAAATTATGATGGATAAAAAATATAAAAATAATGATATTATTTTTATAGGGGATACGCCTTCTGATATGCTAGCAGCGAATAAAAATGAAATAAAATTTATTAGAATAGAAAGTTTTATAGGCAATAAGTGTAATTGGTCCCGTTTAGATTATATTTGTTTTAATGAATTAAAAATGGCTTATGATTACTTATTGGAGCAAATTAATGTTAGTTAA
- a CDS encoding HpcH/HpaI aldolase family protein produces the protein MENSIGKTKVSVGSWITVPHPTIVELMSSFDFDWLCIDLEHSPVSYLELQNAIQIIQGKGKKAYVRVPLNSHYHTKFPLDAGPDGIIIPMVNSKKEAMEAVQHCFYPPKGKRSVGLARAHKFGFDFNSHYNKNIHELDLIVQVEHVNAVEEIDEILSVQEIAGVFIGPYDLSSSLGIPGQLDHPRLLECIKIVEKKALLASKKLGMHIIQPDSSILESNIENGYNFLAFSIDTLFLGHNVQNQLRKIKR, from the coding sequence ATGGAAAATTCAATAGGGAAAACAAAAGTAAGTGTTGGGTCTTGGATTACTGTTCCACATCCAACAATTGTAGAGTTAATGTCTTCGTTTGATTTTGATTGGTTATGTATAGATTTAGAGCATTCACCAGTTTCTTACTTAGAGTTGCAAAATGCTATTCAAATCATTCAAGGAAAAGGTAAAAAAGCTTATGTGAGAGTTCCCTTAAACTCCCATTACCATACCAAGTTTCCTTTAGATGCTGGTCCAGATGGCATAATTATTCCTATGGTAAATTCAAAGAAGGAAGCAATGGAAGCTGTTCAGCATTGTTTTTATCCTCCAAAAGGTAAAAGGAGTGTTGGATTAGCAAGGGCTCACAAATTTGGATTTGACTTTAATTCTCACTATAATAAAAATATTCATGAATTAGACTTAATTGTTCAAGTAGAGCATGTAAATGCTGTTGAAGAAATTGATGAAATTCTTTCTGTGCAAGAAATTGCTGGCGTTTTTATTGGCCCCTATGATTTAAGCTCTTCATTAGGCATTCCTGGGCAACTTGATCACCCAAGGCTTCTTGAGTGTATAAAAATAGTTGAAAAAAAAGCATTATTAGCTTCAAAAAAACTAGGTATGCATATAATTCAGCCTGATTCATCAATTTTAGAATCAAATATTGAAAATGGATATAATTTTTTAGCATTCAGTATTGATACCTTATTTTTAGGTCATAATGTTCAAAATCAATTAAGAAAAATAAAAAGATAG
- a CDS encoding glycosyltransferase family 9 protein, protein MKSKNILIFAYTGIGDAVMLIPIILTLKRNFPDSCIFIVTDNKYGSGDVLSSHANCIYNDIPNIKFDFIINPKFGGISLIKLIGLYFKRIYFREKFITHFVFKSKFSNIIFRYILTFLRIKTYDFKFSIHQVINNLSLLTFFNFTENKLILNPAFANNHILKLSNEMKQKFNLPDRFVTIQVGAANNTLTPKRWPIQNWLFLITEISKNFKIILVGDKNEESNDFNKFEGVLNLIGKTNISDLMGILANSSVVIGSDSGITHLSSSLSKNTLVLWGPTAFAVSRQIGVNTQFVSLNLPCSPCTSGSFLKSEKEAYLTCQYNVKCMHELQPKYVYNEFLKIWNKYE, encoded by the coding sequence ATGAAATCAAAAAATATTTTAATATTTGCTTATACTGGAATTGGTGATGCAGTTATGCTAATTCCAATAATATTAACCCTTAAAAGAAATTTTCCAGATTCTTGTATTTTTATTGTAACTGATAATAAATATGGATCAGGAGATGTTTTATCAAGCCATGCAAATTGTATTTATAATGATATTCCAAATATTAAATTTGATTTTATAATTAATCCTAAGTTTGGTGGCATAAGTTTAATAAAATTAATTGGTTTATATTTTAAGAGGATATATTTTAGGGAAAAATTTATAACTCATTTCGTTTTTAAATCTAAATTTAGTAATATTATATTTCGTTATATTTTAACTTTTTTAAGAATTAAAACGTATGATTTTAAGTTTTCTATTCATCAAGTTATAAATAATTTATCATTATTAACATTTTTTAATTTTACTGAAAATAAATTAATATTAAATCCAGCTTTTGCTAATAATCATATTTTAAAATTATCTAATGAAATGAAGCAAAAATTTAATTTACCTGATAGGTTTGTAACAATTCAAGTAGGAGCAGCAAATAATACTTTGACTCCAAAAAGATGGCCTATTCAAAATTGGTTATTTCTAATAACTGAAATTAGTAAAAATTTTAAAATTATTTTAGTTGGTGATAAAAATGAAGAAAGTAATGATTTTAATAAATTTGAAGGCGTTTTAAATTTAATTGGTAAAACAAATATTTCAGACTTAATGGGTATTTTAGCTAATTCATCAGTAGTTATAGGATCTGATAGTGGAATTACACATTTAAGTAGTTCATTATCAAAAAATACGTTAGTTCTTTGGGGGCCAACTGCATTTGCTGTATCTCGTCAAATCGGTGTTAACACACAATTTGTCTCTCTTAATTTACCTTGTTCCCCATGTACTTCTGGTTCTTTTTTAAAGTCGGAAAAAGAAGCTTATCTTACATGTCAATACAATGTTAAATGTATGCATGAATTACAACCTAAATATGTTTACAATGAATTTTTAAAAATTTGGAATAAATATGAATGA
- a CDS encoding NAD(P)-dependent oxidoreductase, translating into MNNLVVAVTSPSFSKNKYLREALQKLPVEVHYYQEERQASSEILANYLNSIKAEAVIVGLEKINDQILDKNPQLKLISKYGVGLDNIDLNIINKYDVKLGVSSGVNKNSVVELVMTFSLGHSRNVFNSMNLLSAGQWVKNGGKELINCKFGIVGLGNIGTLLAKKLKAIGLNDIYYSDVIDKSEIEKDLGITYRGYEDILKNCDIISFHVPLNPSTKFMLSNNEIKLLKPDALIINTARGEIIDIESCCDAVINKKIGGLACDVFPHEPYDTSKYKNMPNLYLTPHIGGNSIEAITNMGMASILHVEEYLKNKYNELKLI; encoded by the coding sequence ATGAATAATTTAGTAGTTGCTGTAACTTCACCGTCTTTTTCAAAAAATAAATATTTAAGAGAAGCTTTACAGAAATTACCTGTTGAAGTTCATTACTATCAAGAAGAAAGACAGGCTAGTTCTGAAATTCTTGCAAATTATTTAAACTCTATTAAAGCCGAAGCTGTTATAGTAGGACTTGAGAAAATAAATGATCAAATTTTAGATAAAAATCCACAACTAAAATTAATAAGTAAATACGGAGTTGGACTAGATAATATTGATCTTAATATAATTAATAAATATGATGTTAAGTTAGGTGTGTCTAGTGGAGTAAATAAAAATTCTGTTGTTGAATTAGTTATGACATTTTCTTTGGGACATAGTAGAAATGTGTTTAATTCAATGAATCTTCTTAGTGCTGGGCAATGGGTTAAAAACGGCGGAAAAGAATTAATTAATTGCAAGTTTGGAATTGTAGGATTAGGTAACATCGGAACACTTCTGGCAAAAAAATTAAAAGCAATAGGATTAAATGATATATATTATAGTGATGTAATAGATAAAAGTGAAATAGAAAAAGACTTAGGAATAACTTACAGAGGTTATGAAGATATTTTAAAAAATTGCGATATTATTTCATTTCATGTTCCTTTAAATCCTTCAACAAAATTTATGTTAAGTAATAATGAAATTAAATTATTAAAACCAGATGCTCTTATAATTAATACTGCAAGAGGAGAAATAATTGATATTGAATCTTGTTGTGATGCTGTTATAAATAAGAAAATTGGGGGATTAGCTTGTGATGTTTTTCCTCACGAGCCATATGATACTTCAAAGTATAAAAATATGCCTAATTTGTATCTCACTCCTCATATTGGTGGTAATTCGATTGAGGCAATTACAAATATGGGAATGGCATCTATTTTACATGTTGAAGAATATTTGAAAAATAAATACAATGAATTAAAATTGATATAA
- a CDS encoding PfkB family carbohydrate kinase, which translates to MAKKILYNDLSSLKAKHSESKIVHCHGTFDLFHFGHLLHLRSAKKFGDILVVTVTPDEFVNKGPGRPRYSSAQRVEILSSIDFVDYVCLNNSATAVNPILELRPDFYVKGPDYIDQEKDITGKIFEEEAAIKHVSGSMVFTEDDTMSSTELINSYFNPFDLNQINAIESIKKLLNPSSFEKILQEFSNLNVLVIGEPIVDTYIFCKAEGVSSKSPSISARYLYQEDYAGGTLAIANHLAALNCKVSLAIPNGNEAYFNKLLDTSLDKKIKLYDFKYNDFITPRKSRYLSHFKQQKIFEITNISNNMWANNSVNEICEFIRSEASNFDIVLIADFGHGLFEGKLLESLSSIKTFVALNVQTNSSNFGFNPFTKHKRYDYLSIDENECRIGTHDRLSDVEVLAEKIVQNNLQSTHSITLGTAGSLYLNKSQDRFYCPTFIKDSTIDTTGAGDAYLAITTLLVKLNVDEKIIPFIGNCFAGLKTKIIGNKSSVNKIDLIRTVSHMLK; encoded by the coding sequence ATGGCAAAAAAAATTCTTTACAATGATCTTTCTTCTTTAAAAGCAAAACATAGTGAATCTAAAATTGTTCATTGCCATGGAACTTTTGATTTGTTTCATTTTGGACATTTATTACATTTGAGATCTGCAAAAAAGTTTGGTGACATTTTAGTGGTAACAGTTACTCCTGATGAATTTGTAAATAAAGGTCCTGGTAGACCTCGCTACTCATCAGCTCAACGAGTTGAAATATTGTCATCAATTGATTTTGTTGATTATGTTTGTCTAAATAACTCAGCGACAGCGGTGAATCCTATTCTTGAGCTGAGACCTGATTTTTATGTCAAAGGACCCGATTATATTGATCAAGAAAAAGACATTACGGGCAAAATATTTGAGGAAGAAGCAGCAATTAAGCATGTTTCAGGAAGTATGGTGTTCACAGAAGACGATACAATGAGCTCTACGGAATTAATAAATTCATATTTTAATCCATTTGATTTGAATCAAATAAATGCCATTGAGTCCATAAAAAAATTATTAAATCCCTCCTCATTTGAAAAGATTTTACAAGAATTTTCAAATTTAAATGTGCTTGTTATTGGTGAACCCATAGTGGATACATATATATTTTGTAAAGCCGAAGGCGTATCTTCTAAAAGTCCATCTATTTCTGCAAGATATTTATATCAAGAAGATTATGCTGGTGGTACTCTAGCTATTGCAAATCATTTAGCTGCTCTTAATTGTAAAGTTTCATTAGCAATTCCTAATGGAAATGAAGCTTATTTTAATAAGCTTCTTGACACTTCTCTTGATAAAAAAATTAAATTATATGATTTTAAATATAATGACTTTATCACGCCTCGCAAATCAAGGTATTTATCTCATTTTAAGCAACAGAAAATTTTTGAAATCACAAATATTTCTAATAATATGTGGGCAAATAATTCTGTAAATGAAATTTGTGAGTTTATTAGAAGTGAAGCAAGTAATTTTGATATTGTATTAATTGCAGATTTTGGTCATGGATTGTTTGAAGGGAAATTATTGGAGTCTTTATCTTCTATAAAAACATTTGTAGCACTAAATGTTCAAACAAATTCAAGTAACTTTGGTTTTAATCCATTTACAAAACATAAAAGGTATGACTACTTGTCAATAGATGAGAATGAATGTCGTATTGGAACGCATGATCGTTTAAGTGATGTAGAGGTATTAGCTGAAAAAATTGTACAAAATAATTTACAATCTACTCATTCTATTACATTAGGAACTGCTGGAAGTCTATATTTAAATAAATCTCAAGATAGATTTTATTGTCCAACATTTATTAAAGATTCGACAATAGATACAACTGGTGCAGGAGATGCTTATTTAGCGATTACAACATTATTAGTTAAATTAAATGTCGATGAAAAAATAATTCCTTTTATTGGAAATTGTTTTGCAGGACTTAAAACCAAAATTATTGGAAATAAATCTTCAGTGAATAAGATTGATTTAATTAGAACTGTTAGTCATATGCTAAAATAA
- a CDS encoding SIS domain-containing protein, with amino-acid sequence MNQKNFNINKPSEWMNCLSTVLNKVETKIEGNISSFDESYLYCLNLFEKVKASGNRVWWVGNGGSAAMCSHLSQDLMNKLKIKSLFLNDPALITCMANDFGYENVYSKPLNLMAEPNDILIAISSSGNSQNILSCVQLAKSKDMKVISLSGFSNENKLWNTYSDISFYLNSQLYGIVEVGHEALIHAIIETIFINQKL; translated from the coding sequence ATGAATCAGAAAAATTTCAATATTAATAAACCAAGTGAATGGATGAATTGTTTGTCAACTGTTTTAAATAAAGTAGAAACTAAAATAGAAGGAAACATTAGTTCATTTGATGAGTCTTATCTTTATTGCTTAAATTTATTTGAAAAAGTAAAAGCTTCCGGAAATAGGGTTTGGTGGGTTGGAAATGGTGGTAGTGCAGCAATGTGTTCGCATCTTTCACAAGACTTAATGAATAAATTAAAAATAAAATCTTTGTTCTTAAATGATCCCGCATTAATTACTTGTATGGCAAATGATTTTGGATATGAAAATGTCTATTCTAAACCATTAAATTTAATGGCTGAGCCTAATGATATTCTTATTGCAATTTCTAGTTCGGGTAATTCTCAAAATATACTTTCTTGTGTTCAATTGGCAAAAAGTAAAGATATGAAAGTTATATCGTTATCTGGTTTTTCAAATGAAAACAAATTATGGAATACTTATTCTGATATCTCTTTTTATTTAAATTCTCAATTATATGGGATAGTTGAAGTTGGTCATGAAGCATTAATTCATGCAATTATAGAAACTATATTTATTAATCAAAAATTATAA